A region from the Leptospira venezuelensis genome encodes:
- a CDS encoding VOC family protein, which produces MIIVEGIDYIVIPTGDIEASVKFYSELFDFETIEEKGNEFAIIGLDSVNIKLLNTNGVKSSLTEVKSPVLSFVLDVDDFTEAIVELESKSVQIVRGPEARDGGEFLHFLDPSGNILEINYKED; this is translated from the coding sequence GATCATCGTAGAAGGAATCGATTATATTGTAATACCTACCGGGGATATAGAAGCCTCTGTAAAATTCTATTCCGAGCTATTTGATTTCGAGACGATCGAGGAAAAAGGAAACGAATTCGCAATCATCGGTTTGGATTCTGTGAACATTAAACTCCTCAATACCAACGGAGTTAAAAGTTCTTTAACCGAAGTTAAATCCCCTGTCCTCAGTTTCGTATTGGATGTGGATGATTTCACCGAAGCGATCGTAGAACTCGAGTCTAAGTCAGTTCAAATCGTAAGAGGACCAGAAGCCCGAGACGGAGGAGAGTTCCTTCATTTCTTGGATCCGTCCGGTAATATTTTAGAGATCAATTACAAAGAAGATTAA